From the Exiguobacterium marinum DSM 16307 genome, the window ACCCAGCGTCGAACCGGCGACATTGGCGATGATTTCCGTATCGAACGTCGAGAGGAATGGCAATTTTTCTTCGATGATTGCATCGACTCCTGGATTTTGAAGACCGATCGCATTGAGCATGCCTTGTGCAGTCTCGGCGACACGTGGGGTCGGATTTCCGAACCTCGATTCCTCCGTCGCTGCCTTAATCATGATGCCTCCTAAGATGGAGAGATCATACAGTTTTGCAAACTCTTCACCGAATCCGAAACATCCCGAAGCCGGAATAATCGGGTTTTTTAAATGAAGACCTGGTAACTCGACATTCAATCTCATAACAGCACCTCTTCCGCATTGAATACCGGACCGTCACTACAGACTTTCACATAACCCTCCGGTGCCTGACAGACGCAGGCAAAACAGGCGCCAATCCCGCAGCCCATCCGATTCTCGATCGAGATAAATCGTTCAGGAATGGGTGAAGCTGCGACTGCCTTTAACATCGCTTCCGGCCCACAGCTAAACAACACGTCCGCTTCGACGCGTTCAAGTGGTCTCGTGACGAATCCAAGCTCCCCGTGACTGCCGTCTACTGTCGTGATGATGGTCTCACCAAGTTCACGAAATGCGTCTTCATAAAAGACACTTTCTTGTGAATCAAACCCGAGAATCGCAATCGTCTCGATCCCCATCTCATGTAGTCGACGTCTGACGTAGTATAGGGGTGGGACCCCAATGCCACCACCGACGAGGACGACCCGCTTTCCATGTTGTGCAAGTGGAAATCCGTTTCCGAGTGGACCAAGAACGTCCAACGTGTCCCCAACACGCTTAGCAGCTAATTCAGATGTTCCTTCCCCAATCACTTTATATATGAAGGTGATTTCGTCTCCTTCGACGTTCGCCACTGACAACGGCCGACGTAACAAGCCGGACGTCTT encodes:
- a CDS encoding dihydroorotate dehydrogenase electron transfer subunit, whose product is MKRDVTIVSNRQIARTTMEMKVRCPGVEIAPGTFFHIKTSGLLRRPLSVANVEGDEITFIYKVIGEGTSELAAKRVGDTLDVLGPLGNGFPLAQHGKRVVLVGGGIGVPPLYYVRRRLHEMGIETIAILGFDSQESVFYEDAFRELGETIITTVDGSHGELGFVTRPLERVEADVLFSCGPEAMLKAVAASPIPERFISIENRMGCGIGACFACVCQAPEGYVKVCSDGPVFNAEEVLL